A region from the Rosa rugosa chromosome 6, drRosRugo1.1, whole genome shotgun sequence genome encodes:
- the LOC133716103 gene encoding uncharacterized protein LOC133716103, translated as MFSSKDWYEYGCTKHKDAYEVRKWIIRDTSFWNHVAYCIKSVLPLFCVLKEVDLEVRPAMGIIFELMDAAKDKIASYYLNPQFRYEDNFKYRAREEGFGRVHGYDVVGEARVAAEIQLDLYEQKLVFWWEKYGTETLELMDFATRVLSLTYSYQKRLHALVYVKYNIAIRDKIEDPLLPADPHWLEDNVEDLTLNDEAVRNVPIGTCQSTLIDRKPPSRVPTPPHEPTPSLDKHIVLYKRKSNEGARSSKRKAPRKSMHLDDIVDDDIRINPYDDTNPLFEHHGDDSDGGDSLGDDSLNGDLLIDEDNDFQR; from the exons ATGTTTTCATCAAAAGATTGGTATGAATATGGATGTACAAAACATAAGGATGCTTATGAGGTGAGAAAGTGGATCATTCGTGACACAAGTTTTTGGAACCATGTTGCTTATTGCATAAAGAGTGTTTTGCCACTTTTTTGTGTCTTAAAAGAggttgatttagaagtgagaccCGCCATGGGAATTATCTTTGAGTTGATGGATGCCGCAAAAGATAAGATTGCAA GTTATTACTTGAACCCTCAATTCCGATATGAAGACAACTTTAAATACCGAGCACGTGAAGAAGGGTTTGGAAGAGTGCATGGATATGATGTGGTTGGTGAGGCTCGTGTCGCAGCGGAAATACAATTGGACTTATATGAGCAAAAGCTTG TGTTTTGGTGGGAAAAATATGGGACAGAAACACTGGAGTTGATGGATTTTGCTACTCGGGTCCTTTCCCTTACTT ATTCATACCAAAAGAGGTTGCATGCTTTAGTCTATGTGAAATATAATATTGCTATAAGAGATA AGATAGAGGATCCACTTCTCCCAGCCGATCCACATTGGCTTGAGGACAATGTGGAAGATCTAACATTAAATGATGAGGCGGTAAGAAATGTGCCAATTGGTACATGTCAAAGTACCCTAATTGATAGAAAGCCTCCTTCTCGTGTGCCTACTCCTCCCCATGAGCCTACTCCTTCTCTTGATAAACATATTGTTTTATACAAAAGGAAATCTAATGAAGGAGCACGTTCAA GTAAAAGAAAGGCTCCAAGGAAATCAATGCATCTTGATGACATTGTGGATGATGATATTAGAATTAATCCATATGATGACACCAATCCCCTCTTCGAGCACCATGGTGATGATAGTGATGGAGGTGATAGTTTGGGTGATGATAGTCTGAATGGTGATCTTCTAATTGATGAGGATAATGATTTCCaaagatga